A genomic window from Tenebrio molitor chromosome X, icTenMoli1.1, whole genome shotgun sequence includes:
- the Shal gene encoding potassium voltage-gated channel protein Shal: MASVAAWLPFARAAAIGWVPIATHPLPPPPIPKDRRKADDEKLLINVSGRRFETWRNTLEKYPDTLLGSNEREFFYDEECKEYFFDRDPDIFRHILNYYRTGKLHYPKHECLTSYDEELAFFGILPDVIGDCCYEDYRDRKRENAERLMDDKLSENGDQNLQQLTNIRQKMWRAFENPHTSTAALVFYYVTGFFIAVSVMANVVETVPCGSRPGGAGSLPCGERYKIVFFCLDTACVMIFTAEYLLRMFAAPNRYKFVRSVMSIIDVVAILPYYIGLGITDNDDVSGAFVTLRVFRVFRIFKFSRHSQGLRILGYTLKSCASELGFLVFSLAMAIIIFATVMFYAEKNVGKTNFTSIPAAFWYTIVTMTTLGYGDMVPATIAGKIVGGVCSLSGVLVIALPVPVIVSNFSRIYHQNQRADKRKAQRKARLARIRIAKASSGAAFVSKKKAAEARLAAQESGIELDDNYREEDIFELQHHHLLRCLEKTTDREFVELEVPYNGHPKRPGSPSPMASPAHSAVSIGLIQSCCGRCCPRRYQQACGKYMPAASAAQSNQTGGGMDGTYLVEASF, translated from the exons ATGGCCTCGGTCGCCGCTTGGCTGCCATTTGCCCGGGCGGCGGCCATCGGCTGGGTGCCCATCGCCACGCACCCGCTCCCGCCGCCGCCGATCCCCAAAGATCGACGCAAGGCCGACGACGAGAAGCTGCTGATCAACGTGTCGGGACGGCGGTTCGAGACATGGCGAAACACCCTAGAGAAGTACCCTGACACCCTCCTCGGCTCCAACGAGCGCGAATTCTTTTACGACGAAGAATGCAAAGAGTACTTCTTCGATCGCGATCCGGACATTTTCAGACACATACTCAACTACTACCGGACCGGTAAATTGCACTATCCGAAGCACGAGTGCCTCACCAGCTACGACGAAGAGCTGGCGTTCTTCGGGATCTTGCCGGACGTCATCGGCGACTGCTGTTACGAGGATTACAGGGATCGCAAACGCGAAAATGCCGAGAGACTCATGGATGACAAGCTCTCCGAGAACGGCGACCAAAATTTACAACAACTGACCAACATCAGGCAGAAGATGTGGAGGGCTTTCGAGAACCCTCACACTTCGACTGCCGCTCTAGTATTCTACTACGTAACTGGTTTCTTCATTGCTGTTTCTGTGATGGCCAACGTCGTCGAGACGGTACCCTGCGGGAGTCGGCCTGGTGGAGCTGGCTCTCTGCCTTGCGGCGAAAGATACAAAATCGTATTCTTCTGCTTAGATACCGCTTGTGTCATGATTTTCACAGCTGAATATTTATTACGAATGTTTGCCGCCCCAAATCGGTACAAATTTGTTCGCTCCGTGATGAGCATAATCGATGTTGTGGCCATTCTACCTTATTATATCGGCCTGGGCATCACCGACAACGATGATGTCTCTGGTGCTTTCGTTACGCTGAGAGTCTTCCGGGTTTTcagaattttcaaattctcgCGTCACTCCCAAGGTCTACGCATCTTGGGCTACACTCTCAAATCGTGCGCTTCCGAACTTGGTTTTCTTGTATTTTCTCTAGCCATGGCCATCATCATTTTCGCAACGGTTATGTTTTACGCCGAAAAGAACGTCGGCAAAACCAACTTTACTTCCATCCCTGCTGCCTTTTGGTACACGATCGTGACGATGACGACATTAGG ATACGGAGATATGGTGCCGGCCACCATAGCCGGAAAAATTGTCGGAGGAGTGTGTTCCCTCAGTGGTGTACTCGTAATCGCCTTACCGGTACCCGTTATCGTTTCCAATTTCAGCAGGATTTATCACCAGAATCAAAGAGCAGACAAACGCAAAGCTCAAAGG AAAGCTCGTCTGGCCCGCATTCGCATCGCTAAAGCGTCATCCGGCGCGGCCTTCGTCAGCAAAAAGAAAGCGGCTGAAGCACGTTTGGCCGCCCAAGAATCTGGAATCGAACTCGACGACAACTACAGAGAAGAGGACATATTCGAATTGCAGCACCACCATCTGCTGCGCTGCTTGGAGAAGACGACCGACCGCGAGTTCGTGGAGTTGGAAGTCCCCTACAACGGCCATCCCAAGAGACCCGGTTCGCCCTCTCCGATGGCGAGCCCCGCGCACTCGGCGGTCTCCATAGGATTGATACAGTCCTGTTGTGGCCGTTGCTGCCCCCGCAGGTACCAGCAGGCCTGCGGGAAGTACATGCCGGCAGCTTCGGCGGCGCAATCGAATCAAACAGGCGGCGGTATGGACGGCACTTATCTAGTGGAGGCGTCCTTTTAG
- the onecut gene encoding hepatocyte nuclear factor 6 isoform X2 — protein sequence MDHIGDMIEQQALGDPVDSPDGSAHAAGGGMETQTVRMRLVSRAVVERRLVKQEEAEGPLSVIVQPQDDSRDSELLSPGKLSPTSVSVANMIDAADFRMQPEPTYQTLTSVNGRLSPPGYSPSSSYATLTPLQPLPPISTMSDKFAYGHAGNVTGSFTVMQNNSLGIGLGLGVNVNAAYSMPTMGMTPPHNYSSPGMGLQQQPSPISPQSAYSQNGLPSPQKSMSPPGYDSPYGAQQRDLVARSLQSPQLSPPSASLNSPDGTLVGGFGGSTLNGLGLQHHPPTLVQIAAPQQRDCSPSPPVLSLQPQQQSQQQQQQPQPQQQQQQQPQQQQQQPQPAVAMQISSKNASSGALSVPAIAADVEEINTKELAQRISAELKRYSIPQAIFAQRVLCRSQGTLSDLLRNPKPWSKLKSGRETFRRMWKWLQEPEFQRMSALRLAAAQIPQRGSCKRKEENTTSSEQLPTPKKPRLVFTDLQRRTLQAIFKETKRPSKEMQVTIARQLGLEPTTVGNFFMNARRRSMDKWKDEDPKSASTTILHQQMSPGLEQDDPDQDIDLDNDIDDQEDVL from the exons ATGGACCATATAGGCGACATGATCGAGCAGCAGGCACTGGGTGATCCGGTCGATTCTCCTGATGGTAGCGCGCATGCGGCCGGTGGCGGCATGGAGACGCAGACCGTCCGCATGAGGTTGGTGTCGCGTGCTGTGGTGGAGAGGCGTCTTGTCAAGCAGGAAGAGGCCGAAGGTCCTCTATCGGTTATAGTCCAGCCCCAGGACGACTCGCGAGACTCTGAACTTCTGAGTCCTGGCAAGCTGTCACCGACCTCGGTGAGCGTAGCCAACATGATCGACGCTGCCGATTTTCGAATGCAGCCAGAACCCACTTACCAGACGTTAACCTCCGTGAACGGCAGGCTGTCGCCCCCCGGATACAGCCCTAGCTCTTCATATGCGACCCTCACTCCACTCCAACCCCTGCCCCCTATCTCGACGATGTCCGATAAGTTTGCGTACGGCCACGCCGGCAATGTCACGGGGTCTTTCACGGTCATGCAGAACAACAGCCTAGGAATAGGCTTAGGTTTGGGTGTCAACGTGAACGCGGCCTACTCGATGCCCACCATGGGCATGACACCTCCCCACAACTACTCCTCTCCCGGCATGGGCCTGCAGCAGCAACCGAGCCCGATCAGCCCCCAAAGCGCCTACAGTCAGAACGGATTGCCGTCCCCGCAGAAAAGCATGTCCCCACCAGGATACGACTCTCCCTACGGAGCGCAACAGAGAGATCTCGTTGCGCGTTCGTTGCAAAGTCCGCAATTAAGTCCTCCGTCGGCTTCGTTGAACTCACCCGATGGCACTCTGGTGGGCGGCTTCGGTGGTTCCACTCTCAACGGTTTAGGTCTTCAACATCACCCACCGACGCTGGTCCAGATCGCCGCCCCTCAACAGCGCGACTGCTCGCCCTCGCCGCCCGTGCTCAGTTTACAACCTCAACAACAATCCCAacagcaacaacaacaaccgcaacctcaacaacaacaacaacaacaacctcaACAACAGCAACAGCAACCCCAACCCGCCGTGGCCATGCAAATATCCTCCAAAAACGCCTCCTCCGGCGCCCTAAGTGTACCTGCAATAGCCGCCGATGTCGAGGAGATCAACACCAAAGAGTTAGCTCAACGCATTAGCGCAGAACTGAAACGCTACAGCATACCCCAAGCTATTTTTGCCCAAAGAGTGCTTTGTAGGTCACAAGGCACGCTCTCCGACCTACTGCGAAATCCGAAACCTTGGTCCAAACTCAAATCCGGTCGAGAAACGTTTCGGAGGATGTGGAAATGGCTACAAGAACCTGAATTTCAAAGAATGTCCGCCCTGCGTCTTGCAG CTGCGCAGATCCCACAACGAGGCA GTTGCAAACGGAAAGAGGAGAATACGACCAGTTCGGAGCAACTACCCACACCCAAGAAGCCCCGATTGGTTTTCACCGACCTCCAACGGCGTACTCTGCAGGCTATTTTTAAG GAAACGAAAAGGCCTTCGAAGGAGATGCAGGTTACCATAGCTAGACAACTGGGTCTGGAGCCGACGACAGTGGGTAACTTTTTTATGAACGCCCGAAGAAGATCGATGGACAAGTGGAAGGATGAAGATCCCAAATCTGCTTCTACGACCATACTCCACCAACAGATGTCTCCGGGGTTAGAGCAAGACGATCCCGATCAGGATATAGATTTGGACAATGACATCGACGATCAGGAAGATGTCTTGTGA
- the onecut gene encoding hepatocyte nuclear factor 6 isoform X1, with protein sequence MDHIGDMIEQQALGDPVDSPDGSAHAAGGGMETQTVRMRLVSRAVVERRLVKQEEAEGPLSVIVQPQDDSRDSELLSPGKLSPTSVSVANMIDAADFRMQPEPTYQTLTSVNGRLSPPGYSPSSSYATLTPLQPLPPISTMSDKFAYGHAGNVTGSFTVMQNNSLGIGLGLGVNVNAAYSMPTMGMTPPHNYSSPGMGLQQQPSPISPQSAYSQNGLPSPQKSMSPPGYDSPYGAQQRDLVARSLQSPQLSPPSASLNSPDGTLVGGFGGSTLNGLGLQHHPPTLVQIAAPQQRDCSPSPPVLSLQPQQQSQQQQQQPQPQQQQQQQPQQQQQQPQPAVAMQISSKNASSGALSVPAIAADVEEINTKELAQRISAELKRYSIPQAIFAQRVLCRSQGTLSDLLRNPKPWSKLKSGRETFRRMWKWLQEPEFQRMSALRLAAAQIPQRGTGCKRKEENTTSSEQLPTPKKPRLVFTDLQRRTLQAIFKETKRPSKEMQVTIARQLGLEPTTVGNFFMNARRRSMDKWKDEDPKSASTTILHQQMSPGLEQDDPDQDIDLDNDIDDQEDVL encoded by the exons ATGGACCATATAGGCGACATGATCGAGCAGCAGGCACTGGGTGATCCGGTCGATTCTCCTGATGGTAGCGCGCATGCGGCCGGTGGCGGCATGGAGACGCAGACCGTCCGCATGAGGTTGGTGTCGCGTGCTGTGGTGGAGAGGCGTCTTGTCAAGCAGGAAGAGGCCGAAGGTCCTCTATCGGTTATAGTCCAGCCCCAGGACGACTCGCGAGACTCTGAACTTCTGAGTCCTGGCAAGCTGTCACCGACCTCGGTGAGCGTAGCCAACATGATCGACGCTGCCGATTTTCGAATGCAGCCAGAACCCACTTACCAGACGTTAACCTCCGTGAACGGCAGGCTGTCGCCCCCCGGATACAGCCCTAGCTCTTCATATGCGACCCTCACTCCACTCCAACCCCTGCCCCCTATCTCGACGATGTCCGATAAGTTTGCGTACGGCCACGCCGGCAATGTCACGGGGTCTTTCACGGTCATGCAGAACAACAGCCTAGGAATAGGCTTAGGTTTGGGTGTCAACGTGAACGCGGCCTACTCGATGCCCACCATGGGCATGACACCTCCCCACAACTACTCCTCTCCCGGCATGGGCCTGCAGCAGCAACCGAGCCCGATCAGCCCCCAAAGCGCCTACAGTCAGAACGGATTGCCGTCCCCGCAGAAAAGCATGTCCCCACCAGGATACGACTCTCCCTACGGAGCGCAACAGAGAGATCTCGTTGCGCGTTCGTTGCAAAGTCCGCAATTAAGTCCTCCGTCGGCTTCGTTGAACTCACCCGATGGCACTCTGGTGGGCGGCTTCGGTGGTTCCACTCTCAACGGTTTAGGTCTTCAACATCACCCACCGACGCTGGTCCAGATCGCCGCCCCTCAACAGCGCGACTGCTCGCCCTCGCCGCCCGTGCTCAGTTTACAACCTCAACAACAATCCCAacagcaacaacaacaaccgcaacctcaacaacaacaacaacaacaacctcaACAACAGCAACAGCAACCCCAACCCGCCGTGGCCATGCAAATATCCTCCAAAAACGCCTCCTCCGGCGCCCTAAGTGTACCTGCAATAGCCGCCGATGTCGAGGAGATCAACACCAAAGAGTTAGCTCAACGCATTAGCGCAGAACTGAAACGCTACAGCATACCCCAAGCTATTTTTGCCCAAAGAGTGCTTTGTAGGTCACAAGGCACGCTCTCCGACCTACTGCGAAATCCGAAACCTTGGTCCAAACTCAAATCCGGTCGAGAAACGTTTCGGAGGATGTGGAAATGGCTACAAGAACCTGAATTTCAAAGAATGTCCGCCCTGCGTCTTGCAG CTGCGCAGATCCCACAACGAGGCA CAGGTTGCAAACGGAAAGAGGAGAATACGACCAGTTCGGAGCAACTACCCACACCCAAGAAGCCCCGATTGGTTTTCACCGACCTCCAACGGCGTACTCTGCAGGCTATTTTTAAG GAAACGAAAAGGCCTTCGAAGGAGATGCAGGTTACCATAGCTAGACAACTGGGTCTGGAGCCGACGACAGTGGGTAACTTTTTTATGAACGCCCGAAGAAGATCGATGGACAAGTGGAAGGATGAAGATCCCAAATCTGCTTCTACGACCATACTCCACCAACAGATGTCTCCGGGGTTAGAGCAAGACGATCCCGATCAGGATATAGATTTGGACAATGACATCGACGATCAGGAAGATGTCTTGTGA
- the onecut gene encoding hepatocyte nuclear factor 6 isoform X3: MDHIGDMIEQQALGDPVDSPDGSAHAAGGGMETQTVRMRLVSRAVVERRLVKQEEAEGPLSVIVQPQDDSRDSELLSPGKLSPTSVSVANMIDAADFRMQPEPTYQTLTSVNGRLSPPGYSPSSSYATLTPLQPLPPISTMSDKFAYGHAGNVTGSFTVMQNNSLGIGLGLGVNVNAAYSMPTMGMTPPHNYSSPGMGLQQQPSPISPQSAYSQNGLPSPQKSMSPPGYDSPYGAQQRDLVARSLQSPQLSPPSASLNSPDGTLVGGFGGSTLNGLGLQHHPPTLVQIAAPQQRDCSPSPPVLSLQPQQQSQQQQQQPQPQQQQQQQPQQQQQQPQPAVAMQISSKNASSGALSVPAIAADVEEINTKELAQRISAELKRYSIPQAIFAQRVLCRSQGTLSDLLRNPKPWSKLKSGRETFRRMWKWLQEPEFQRMSALRLADCQMRNVNVRAVNPKRRKPSSSSCFCADPTTRHRLQTERGEYDQFGATTHTQEAPIGFHRPPTAYSAGYF; this comes from the exons ATGGACCATATAGGCGACATGATCGAGCAGCAGGCACTGGGTGATCCGGTCGATTCTCCTGATGGTAGCGCGCATGCGGCCGGTGGCGGCATGGAGACGCAGACCGTCCGCATGAGGTTGGTGTCGCGTGCTGTGGTGGAGAGGCGTCTTGTCAAGCAGGAAGAGGCCGAAGGTCCTCTATCGGTTATAGTCCAGCCCCAGGACGACTCGCGAGACTCTGAACTTCTGAGTCCTGGCAAGCTGTCACCGACCTCGGTGAGCGTAGCCAACATGATCGACGCTGCCGATTTTCGAATGCAGCCAGAACCCACTTACCAGACGTTAACCTCCGTGAACGGCAGGCTGTCGCCCCCCGGATACAGCCCTAGCTCTTCATATGCGACCCTCACTCCACTCCAACCCCTGCCCCCTATCTCGACGATGTCCGATAAGTTTGCGTACGGCCACGCCGGCAATGTCACGGGGTCTTTCACGGTCATGCAGAACAACAGCCTAGGAATAGGCTTAGGTTTGGGTGTCAACGTGAACGCGGCCTACTCGATGCCCACCATGGGCATGACACCTCCCCACAACTACTCCTCTCCCGGCATGGGCCTGCAGCAGCAACCGAGCCCGATCAGCCCCCAAAGCGCCTACAGTCAGAACGGATTGCCGTCCCCGCAGAAAAGCATGTCCCCACCAGGATACGACTCTCCCTACGGAGCGCAACAGAGAGATCTCGTTGCGCGTTCGTTGCAAAGTCCGCAATTAAGTCCTCCGTCGGCTTCGTTGAACTCACCCGATGGCACTCTGGTGGGCGGCTTCGGTGGTTCCACTCTCAACGGTTTAGGTCTTCAACATCACCCACCGACGCTGGTCCAGATCGCCGCCCCTCAACAGCGCGACTGCTCGCCCTCGCCGCCCGTGCTCAGTTTACAACCTCAACAACAATCCCAacagcaacaacaacaaccgcaacctcaacaacaacaacaacaacaacctcaACAACAGCAACAGCAACCCCAACCCGCCGTGGCCATGCAAATATCCTCCAAAAACGCCTCCTCCGGCGCCCTAAGTGTACCTGCAATAGCCGCCGATGTCGAGGAGATCAACACCAAAGAGTTAGCTCAACGCATTAGCGCAGAACTGAAACGCTACAGCATACCCCAAGCTATTTTTGCCCAAAGAGTGCTTTGTAGGTCACAAGGCACGCTCTCCGACCTACTGCGAAATCCGAAACCTTGGTCCAAACTCAAATCCGGTCGAGAAACGTTTCGGAGGATGTGGAAATGGCTACAAGAACCTGAATTTCAAAGAATGTCCGCCCTGCGTCTTGCAG ACTGCCAGATGCGCAATGTAAACGTGAGGGCAGTCAACCCCAAACGAAGGAAACCATCCTCCTCTTCGTGCTT CTGCGCAGATCCCACAACGAGGCA CAGGTTGCAAACGGAAAGAGGAGAATACGACCAGTTCGGAGCAACTACCCACACCCAAGAAGCCCCGATTGGTTTTCACCGACCTCCAACGGCGTACTCTGCAGGCTATTTTTAA
- the onecut gene encoding hepatocyte nuclear factor 6 isoform X4 has translation MDHIGDMIEQQALGDPVDSPDGSAHAAGGGMETQTVRMRLVSRAVVERRLVKQEEAEGPLSVIVQPQDDSRDSELLSPGKLSPTSVSVANMIDAADFRMQPEPTYQTLTSVNGRLSPPGYSPSSSYATLTPLQPLPPISTMSDKFAYGHAGNVTGSFTVMQNNSLGIGLGLGVNVNAAYSMPTMGMTPPHNYSSPGMGLQQQPSPISPQSAYSQNGLPSPQKSMSPPGYDSPYGAQQRDLVARSLQSPQLSPPSASLNSPDGTLVGGFGGSTLNGLGLQHHPPTLVQIAAPQQRDCSPSPPVLSLQPQQQSQQQQQQPQPQQQQQQQPQQQQQQPQPAVAMQISSKNASSGALSVPAIAADVEEINTKELAQRISAELKRYSIPQAIFAQRVLCRSQGTLSDLLRNPKPWSKLKSGRETFRRMWKWLQEPEFQRMSALRLADCQMRNVNVRAVNPKRRKPSSSSCFCADPTTRQLQTERGEYDQFGATTHTQEAPIGFHRPPTAYSAGYF, from the exons ATGGACCATATAGGCGACATGATCGAGCAGCAGGCACTGGGTGATCCGGTCGATTCTCCTGATGGTAGCGCGCATGCGGCCGGTGGCGGCATGGAGACGCAGACCGTCCGCATGAGGTTGGTGTCGCGTGCTGTGGTGGAGAGGCGTCTTGTCAAGCAGGAAGAGGCCGAAGGTCCTCTATCGGTTATAGTCCAGCCCCAGGACGACTCGCGAGACTCTGAACTTCTGAGTCCTGGCAAGCTGTCACCGACCTCGGTGAGCGTAGCCAACATGATCGACGCTGCCGATTTTCGAATGCAGCCAGAACCCACTTACCAGACGTTAACCTCCGTGAACGGCAGGCTGTCGCCCCCCGGATACAGCCCTAGCTCTTCATATGCGACCCTCACTCCACTCCAACCCCTGCCCCCTATCTCGACGATGTCCGATAAGTTTGCGTACGGCCACGCCGGCAATGTCACGGGGTCTTTCACGGTCATGCAGAACAACAGCCTAGGAATAGGCTTAGGTTTGGGTGTCAACGTGAACGCGGCCTACTCGATGCCCACCATGGGCATGACACCTCCCCACAACTACTCCTCTCCCGGCATGGGCCTGCAGCAGCAACCGAGCCCGATCAGCCCCCAAAGCGCCTACAGTCAGAACGGATTGCCGTCCCCGCAGAAAAGCATGTCCCCACCAGGATACGACTCTCCCTACGGAGCGCAACAGAGAGATCTCGTTGCGCGTTCGTTGCAAAGTCCGCAATTAAGTCCTCCGTCGGCTTCGTTGAACTCACCCGATGGCACTCTGGTGGGCGGCTTCGGTGGTTCCACTCTCAACGGTTTAGGTCTTCAACATCACCCACCGACGCTGGTCCAGATCGCCGCCCCTCAACAGCGCGACTGCTCGCCCTCGCCGCCCGTGCTCAGTTTACAACCTCAACAACAATCCCAacagcaacaacaacaaccgcaacctcaacaacaacaacaacaacaacctcaACAACAGCAACAGCAACCCCAACCCGCCGTGGCCATGCAAATATCCTCCAAAAACGCCTCCTCCGGCGCCCTAAGTGTACCTGCAATAGCCGCCGATGTCGAGGAGATCAACACCAAAGAGTTAGCTCAACGCATTAGCGCAGAACTGAAACGCTACAGCATACCCCAAGCTATTTTTGCCCAAAGAGTGCTTTGTAGGTCACAAGGCACGCTCTCCGACCTACTGCGAAATCCGAAACCTTGGTCCAAACTCAAATCCGGTCGAGAAACGTTTCGGAGGATGTGGAAATGGCTACAAGAACCTGAATTTCAAAGAATGTCCGCCCTGCGTCTTGCAG ACTGCCAGATGCGCAATGTAAACGTGAGGGCAGTCAACCCCAAACGAAGGAAACCATCCTCCTCTTCGTGCTT CTGCGCAGATCCCACAACGAGGCA GTTGCAAACGGAAAGAGGAGAATACGACCAGTTCGGAGCAACTACCCACACCCAAGAAGCCCCGATTGGTTTTCACCGACCTCCAACGGCGTACTCTGCAGGCTATTTTTAA